The window TGCTGGAACCGGCCATGGGACGTGCTGACACAGAGAGGCTGGGACTGTGCAGAGTGCACTAGGAAAGGGTGGACGGAGCAGCAGGGACAGTGTCCAGGTGCCaggagcagcagggacagcagtcCTGGCCTCAGGACCAGGGTCCAGCATCAGGGAGTCCAGGGTGTGAGTGTGACATGTGCCCAGCAGCAGGACAGTGGTTCCTGTGTGGGACCCGACCAGGCTGGTCTGTGTGTCTgctcctggctgtgtggcctccaGCTGCTCTGTGGTTTTCCCCAAACACTATTAGTCCCCAATGTCATGTACATACTGCTTTATATCTGAGCTAGAAATAGGTTGGATTCCATTGTTTGCTGCAAGAAATCAATAAGGGGAACAGTTTCAAAGAGCAAGTGTTCAGAGATTTTATTACACTGACCGGGGGGGACACTTCCTAAATCTCCCACCTGACTCTGCCCCCCTGCGGAGAGAACAATAGGTACCTCCCAACATCACACCTTCTTACACACCCCCAGGCCCCTCCCAACGACTCCCTTGTATTTCTAACAGACGTCTCAGCTCCACCATCTCTTACAATGAACACCTGTGATGTCCTTTCAAATATGCTCCTTCCAGAGCCTCCCCATCTCTACTGACAGCAACTCCGTCTACTTTTATCCGCTGAGAGTTTTTGTGACCTTACTCCTGTCTCATATTCCAGATCAACGCATCAGGAAGCAGGGACACCCAGAGGAGAATGAGACTGGAACCCCAAACAAGGACAAAAACAGTCACACTGCTCCACAGAAACAAACGACTGAAGACCCAGGAGACGGGGGTTGATAGGCAAACCCAGGCCTGAGCCTCGGCTGACTGACCTCACAGAGTCCTCGCTGCCCACAGACCTGCAAGTGTCCTTTATTAGGACAATTTATGAGGCCTGGGTGACATTTGAGTCCCTGTAAATACAGGTCCTGGGGGACAAAGTTCTACTGGAGAGATAAGGACAAAGGAGCAGAGAGGTGACCCAGCTGAGGAGTGACCGCTTGAAGCCCATGATGCACTGAGCACCGACTGGGCACAGGCCTGACCACACTCTGTCctcacagcctctcctgtccctgcAACAGACTCAGCACAGCAGACACACGGGTTCTGGAAAGTTCTCAGTGCTTTCATTTATTACCTCTCAAACTTTAGggtcttctcttttaattaaccCAACAATCCCTCATGGCAAGAACTGAAAATACAAATTCACACCCAGAGTCTTATTTCAATAAGAGAGTAAGAGGCTGCAGCTCAGTGCTCCACGAAGTACAGACAGAGATGGGGAGGCCCAGCCCCCCTCTGCTGGACAGGGAAGTGTGGGGAAGGGGCGTGGTGGGCAGGGGTGGgccagcctcccacctcctcacactaTGCTGATAGGAGTGGAGACACGTTCAGATGCCCTTTGCAAAAAGAGAAGTAACATGTTCCCGAAGTCACAAATggggttggtgtgtgtgtgtgtgtgatgcatcTTCCGTCATTCAGTCCCTGACAAGGCAGCTGTCTCAGgctgtagaagaaaataatcacaaaCAAATTCAGGTCAGTCACTGTAACTGGTGACATTCTCAATAGCCCACCTCATACTCAAAATGTCCCAGAGAATCCCCATCAACCagtcctgtcccctctccccaacccctcccaTCAGGGTCTCACCTTTAGAAGCCGTGAGAGACACGTCAGAGCCCTTGGCACTGTCACTGCCTGGGGTAGAACACAACAGGACATGGTCAGAGCCCCCAGGACAGGAGACTAAAGGAGGAACTATGGAGGGAGGATTCCCCATGGCTCCCGTCTGCACTGTCACAGGGTCTCAGGGGTCACACTCTCCATACTCACTGGCAGCCTGAGTGTAGCTCCCTCCTTTCCCACCTGCGGGAAGAAAACATCCCGtgagagaccagggaggaggcagggccatgAGATCCTAAAGGAacccctagccctggccagttggctcagcggtagagtgttggcctggcgtgcgggagacccgggttcgattcccggccagggcacataagagaagcgcccatttgcttctccaccccccaccccctccttcctctctgtctctctcttcccctcccgcagccaaggctccaatggagcaaagatggcccgggcgctggggatggctccttggcctctgccccaggtgctagagtggctctggtcgtggcaaagcgacgccccggaggggcagagcatcgccccctggtgggcagagcgttgcccctggtgggcgtgctgggtggatcccggtcgggcgcatgcgggagtctgtctgactgtctctccccgtttccagcttcagaaaaatacaaaaaaaaaaaggaacccctAGTCCTGGACCccagagaagtttccagaactgtgagtatagacccaggacccaggacagGATCAGGAAACCTGAGGAAAGTACATGTGTGGAGACTGGAACAACCATCCTCCAGAGGTTCTGTCCTCAGCAGAACTCTCCCCTCTGACCTGTTACTGTTGGGACCCTGGTCCCCATCACCAGACTCATTAAGGTGATAAATCTGTCAGCCTCATGTTCACACGTGCCTCACTAAAGAGTAAGTGTTAGCAAACAGCCCCAGACTGGGCAAGCACACACGTAGGGATGGTACTTCACATTAATAAAGTGGACACACTTCTTCCTGGGCTTGAAACCTGCtgtgggactcagaccccacccttccctacctgagcgcctcctcctccacatcaaAGCTCCCCCCACCACAGCTCCAGTGACCACAGCTCCAAGGAGGACCAGGACAGCAACGGTGACCACACTGGGGATGGTGGCCTGAGGAGGCtctgagaagggaagggaaggtcagggccctgacccccaggccacagccccgaccctgctgaagtcctccagaggcccctgctccctgagaagaggctctgtgcccgtgtcccctcctcaccccatctcagggTCAGGGGCTCGGGCAGCCCCTCGTGCTGCACATGGCACGTGTAGCTCCGCTCCTCTCCAGGGGGCACCACCACTGCCGCCCACTTCTGGAAGGTCCCGTCCCCCGCAGGCCTGGTCTCCACAAGCTCAGTGTCCTGGGTCAGGTCCTGCCCGTCACGCTGCCAGGTCAGGGTGATCTCCGCAGGGTAGAAGCCCATGGCCCAGCACTTCAGGGTGACCTCATGGtcagagatggggtggtgggtCACGTGTGCCTGTGGGGGGTCTGAGGAGAAGGGTGAGAAATTCAGTAACTTTTCATCTCTCATGGGTCACTCCAGCAGCACTCCTGTGACCATCCTGAGAGTGGACAGgactgctggggtgggggagggagcacaaAACTGAAATACCAGCCAAGACAGAGGCATCTGGGATGATATCTTAGTCTTGGAAAGTTCTAGAATCAGAGTTACGCAGCCCAGGGTAGGAGGCAGGTCTCTGAGAGGAGAAAGGGGTTTCTTGTCCAGACCAGGGTGGAGGCCAAATGACCCAGAAAAGCCAGGGTCAGACCTCAGCCACACTGGGTGGGGACAGAGAACAAAGCCTGAGGGAGAAAGTCCCCATGGGTTCCAGGGCCACTGTCAGGGTCAAGGGGAACCGCTGATGGGTGGTTTCAGGGTTGGTCTCCCCTCCATCCCAGAGAGACTGCACCTAATTGTCCCTGAGAAAAGGGGGAGTCGGTCTCTGGTCCCGGTTCTGAAAACCCAGGGGACTCAATGTCCTGATGCAAAGGAGGGTGTTCTGACCCAGGTCCGTCTCCTGTCTCCGTGTAGGAGCCACAgcccgaggggagaggagggagccccgcggccctggtacctgcgcgctgcagcgtctctttccccttttccagGAAAAGGCGGAGCCACTCCACGCACTCCCCCTCCAGGTAGTTTCTGTAGCGCTCCGCCTCTCCGGACTCCTCAAACTTGCGGCGGGTTATCTGAGCCGCCATGTCGGCTGCGGTCCAGGAGCGCAGGTCCTCGTTCAGGGCGAGATAGTCGGTACCGTCGTAGGCGAATTGCTGGTACCCGCGGAGGAGGCGGCCGTCCGGGTCCATATCACAGCCGAGCACGCTCTGGAAGGTGTGAGACCCTGACAGCCTCCTGCGGTCAGCCCCGCCCACTCAGCCCCGCCCCTTGGCCAGCCCCGCCCAATCAGCCCCACCCGTGCTTAGCCCCGCCCACTTAGACACGCCCCGTGGTGAACCCCCACCCAATAAACCCCGCCCCCGAGCTTAGTCCCCGCCCACCCAGCCCCATCACCCTCTCCAGTCCTCCAGGATTCAAGCTAAACCAAAAACCAAACCGGGTCAAAGTCCCCGCTGGCTCCTCCCAGGTGAGGTAGCGGGTCCCGCGGTCTTTGATGGAGCCCGTCCGTGGGGTTGGGGTCGTGACCAGGACCCGCCCGCGTGGCTCACCGTCCTCGCTCTGGTTGTAGTAGCCGCGCAAGTTGTTTAGGCCCAATCGGTAACTCTGTGCGGCGCCCATAGCGATCTGCGTGTTCCGGTCCCAATACTGCGGGTCCTCCTGCTCCACCCACggctgctccatccactgcgcccgTGGTTGCACCCTCGGGCTCGCGGCGTCGCTGTCGAACCGCACGAACTCCGTGTCGTCCACGTAGCCGACGGCGAAGAAGCGGGGCTCCCCGCTGCCGGGCCAGGACACGGCAGTGCTGAAATATCTCAGGGACTGGGCACCTGGAAAAGTGGTAGGTTTGAGACCCAGCGACCCTCCTCCCTGTGTGGATCCCGGACCCGCGAGACGGAAAAGGGGACGGGACAGTTCACAAGTCAGGACGGGCGGTGGAAACtcgccacccctgccccctccctgggtCCTGCGCCCCCTGTGCCCCCTTCAGGTCCCTTCGCTGCTCCCCGCAAACGCCGTTTCCTCCCGATCCGCACTCACCCGCCCAACTCGGGGTCAGAACCAGGGCCCTCGAGAGCAGCATGAAGAAGGCTGGGGACCCCATCACCCGCACCCTCAAGGTGTGGGGACAATCTGTGTCTGGCAAGTCCGCGGATACAGTATAACCGGGGACGGCGGGTAGGCTGATTGGCTTCTCAAGAAACCGGACACCCAATGGGAGTCAGAGATGGGGTCGCGTCATGAGTATCCAGGAAGAAGGACGCACACAGGCGGTGAGAGGCGGAAGCAATATCCGGGAGATGGGGACTCCCCAAAACTGACCTTTCCCTCCCAGACTCCGCCCTCGGGCTGAGACCCTGAGAGCCAGGCCTGGGGACCCGGGACTGTGTCCTCAACCCTCCTCCTGCGCGTAGAGCTCTTTGTCATCGGTCTCCCTGATTCCTGGCCCAGGGGCTGTGTGAGGACACCAGGGAGAGACCCCCAGGCTGGGCCCCGGCCATACCCCTCTTCTGTTCCTGGAATCGCTTTCCCTGAAATGGATTCTCTGCCTCCCACCACTTATCTCTCCCCCTGGACTCTTCTAGAAGAAATTTCACCCCAGAgactttgattttagagagtgagctCGCCCTGGGAATGGGaatggaggtggagggacagggtTTCTCTTAACCCTGGAGAAGCTGTGTCTGAAAACACGGGATGGAGATCCTCAGAGACCAGTCTCCCTGTTGTCTGTGAACCCCAGTGGGGAGTACAGTCTTGGAAACCCTGAACATCAGGAAGCTGATCTGTAAAGAAGTGATTTGGCCCCTTGGTACAGAAATGTGTCTAACCAGCACTGCAGTCAGACTCACAGAGCTCCTGAATTCTACTTCccacacagtgtgtctgtgactcgggattgttacattgtgaaatgatcttcATTCAGGAGCCCTGAGTTTGTCTGTGAGTCCCTCACGTCCTCAatacagagaagcccagggaagccgtGTGTCACTGTGCATTTCAACAGGGGCATGTACATCCTCGAAGTTACAAGTGGTTAATGTGGTCATCcaaatgatggagagagagaagggagtttgGCTGGAGGCGTCCCAGACCCAGGGCAGAGTAAGGAAAGTTCAGAGAGGGTGTCAGGGAGCTTGGAGCTAAATCAGCCGTCAGAGGGGCAAtggtcctgcctcagtttccctgctgtTCTCAATCTTTGACGGGAAGGAGCCTGTGAGAAGCGAGATCCCAGAGCACATGGGGCAGCAGATTTAAGAGCACAGCAGCGGGACAACA is drawn from Saccopteryx leptura isolate mSacLep1 chromosome 1, mSacLep1_pri_phased_curated, whole genome shotgun sequence and contains these coding sequences:
- the LOC136387727 gene encoding HLA class I histocompatibility antigen, B alpha chain-like; translation: MGSPAFFMLLSRALVLTPSWAGAQSLRYFSTAVSWPGSGEPRFFAVGYVDDTEFVRFDSDAASPRVQPRAQWMEQPWVEQEDPQYWDRNTQIAMGAAQSYRLGLNNLRGYYNQSEDGSHTFQSVLGCDMDPDGRLLRGYQQFAYDGTDYLALNEDLRSWTAADMAAQITRRKFEESGEAERYRNYLEGECVEWLRLFLEKGKETLQRADPPQAHVTHHPISDHEVTLKCWAMGFYPAEITLTWQRDGQDLTQDTELVETRPAGDGTFQKWAAVVVPPGEERSYTCHVQHEGLPEPLTLRWEPPQATIPSVVTVAVLVLLGAVVTGAVVGGALMWRRRRSGGKGGSYTQAASSDSAKGSDVSLTASKA